From Anopheles darlingi chromosome 2, idAnoDarlMG_H_01, whole genome shotgun sequence, the proteins below share one genomic window:
- the LOC125948467 gene encoding dual specificity mitogen-activated protein kinase kinase dSOR1 has protein sequence MSKMTKNKLNLTLPPGSVDVPAGQQTTPTPSFKTPSGTEYVISKHNLLGKPKNSIDALTETLEELEMEESARKRIKVFLSQKEKIGELSDEDLEKLGELGSGNGGVVMKVRHVPTQLIMARKLIHLEVKPAIKKQIIRELKVLHECNFPHIVGFYGAFYSDGEISICMEYMDGGSLDLILKRAGRIPEAILAKITAAVLKGLSYLRDKHAIMHRDVKPSNILVNSSGEIKICDFGVSGQLIDSMANSFVGTRSYMSPERLQGTHYSVQSDIWSLGLSLVEMAIGMYPIPPPDSKMLDVIFQDRGDDSSPGQNIIEPKPMAIFELLDYIVNEPPPRLEHNSFTDRFKDFVDRCLKKNPEERADLKTLMNHDWIKNIETEDVDIAGWVCRTMDLAPSTPKRNASPFLN, from the exons ATGAGTAAGatgacaaaaaacaaactgaaTCTCACGCTGCCCCCCGGCTCGGTCGATGTTCCGGCGGGACAGCAGACAACGCCAACACCGTCGTTTAAAACTCCTTCCGGTACCGAGTATGTGATCAGCAAACACAATCTGCtaggaaaacccaaaaatagCATCGACGCACTTACTGAAACACTCGAAGAACTGGAGATGGAAGAGAGCGCCCGCAAACGCATTAAAGTTTTTCTGAGCCAAAAGGAAAAGATTGGGGAACTGAGCGATGAAGACCTCGAAAAACTTGGTGAGTTAGGTTCCGGAAACGGCGGTGTCGTGATGAAAGTGCGCCACGTTCCCACTCAGCTAATAATGGCCCGTAAGCTGATTCATCTGGAGGTCAAACCAGCCATCAAGAAGCAAATAATCCGCGAGCTAAAGGTGTTGCATGAGTGCAACTTTCCTCACATCGTCGGATTCTATGGTGCGTTCTACAGCGATGGTGAAATCAGCATCTGTATGGAGTACATGGACGGAGGATCCTTGGACTTGATCTTGAAACGTGCCGGGAGAATTCCAGAGGCAATTCTAGCCAAAATTACAGCCGCTGTTCTTAAAGGATTGAGCTACCTGCGAGACAAGCACGCTATTATGCACCGCGACGTCAAACCTAGCAACATTCTCGTGAATAGTAGCGGAGAGATTAAAATTTGCGATTTTGGAGTTTCTGGACAGCTCATAGACTCGATGGCTAATTCATTCGTCGGCACCCGGAGCTACATGTCG CCAGAACGGCTTCAGGGAACACACTACTCTGTCCAGTCTGATATATGGTCGTTGGGACTTTCATTGGTGGAAATGGCCATCGGAATGTATCCTATTCCCCCTCCTGATAGTAAAATGTTAGATGTAATATTTCAAGATAGAGGAGATGATAGTTCGCCTGGACAAAATATCATTGAACCCAAGCCGATGGCAATTTTTGAGTTGTTGGATTACATAGTTAATGAACCACCGCCCAGGTTGGAGCATAATTCATTTACTGATCGTTTCAAAGATTTTGTCGACCGATGCTTGAAGAAAAATCCAGAGGAACGAGCTGACCTGAAAACATTAATG AACCACGATTGGAtcaaaaacatcgaaacggAAGACGTCGATATTGCTGGATGGGTCTGTCGAACCATGGATTTAGCACCGTCTACTCCGAAGCGAAATGCATCCCCTTTTCTAAATTAA
- the LOC125948466 gene encoding venom carboxylesterase-6 gives MEKYRLRLPVVGLRLLILFGLIFGQNSARTSNKLKVTLPHGGVLIGRYLNSFSGHGILAFLGIPYAKPPIGELRFKAPVPFGKWSGERMAIADAPLCTQRDPYRRDEAISGTEDCLQLNVYVPESPRRLPVSDAGAEFKSGLPVMVFFHGGGWQCGSGTRSFYGPDFLLEHDVIYIGANFRLGPLGFLSTEQEDCPGNNGLKDQSLVLRWVRDNIAAFGGNPHLVTVFGESAGGASGTYHMMSPLSQGLFHRVISQSGVNLNAWAQPAHPGVARARAIQLGEMFNCTQGFHGMFNEMLACLRDVAAEDITKAFYDFYTWDTDPMIPFPPVVEPNLPGAFITKHPRDVSDPHALELPWMTGLTLDEGALKSASLINVPSLRQSLNDHWDQALPISLYYDHHDLKRQQKITELINKFYFNNQKLVEKTERNLTNLFSDAWFLAGMNEYLKIRLLSKRTNSTSESSVKVGPTYVYLFAQKASASFTEIFEGGSDNYYGVCHAEELQYLFPIAKDLFVTAVPTMEELKIRRIITELWVNFARTGNPTPPNALADSIPTWPKAEGFPLKYFRIGSIDPSVEPLFAIEVGLFEERSAFWHSLQAHGAPGSLKHNSHDEL, from the exons ATGGAAAAATATCGGTTGCGATTACCTGTTGTCGGTTTGAGATTGTTGATTCTGTTCGGGCTTATATTCGGGCAGAACAGTGCACGCACATCAAACAAGTTAAAAGTGACCTTGCCACACGGTGGGGTTCTTATAGGCAGATACTTGAATTCTTTCAGTGGCCATGGAATTTTAGCCTTCTTGGGTATTCCGTATGCAAAACCACCGATAGGAGAGCTTCGTTTTAAG GCTCCGGTACCGTTTGGAAAATGGTCTGGTGAACGAATGGCGATAGCGGACGCTCCACTTTGTACTCAACGTGATCCATATCGCCGCGATGAAGCCATATCCGGCACTGAAGATTGCCTACAACTAAACGTTTACGTACCAGAGAGTCCTCGAAGACTGCCAGtttctgatgctggtgctgagtTCAAATCTGGATTACCGGTGATGGTTTTCTTCCACGGTGGAGGGTGGCAGTGTGGCTCGGGCACACGATCCTTTTACGGACCCGATTTTCTGCTGGAACATGATGTCATCTACATCGGGGCAAACTTCCGACTTGGTCCTCTGGGATTCCTCAGTACAGAGCAGGAAGACTGCCCTGGTAATAATGGACTAAAGGATCAAAGTTTGGTATTACGTTGGGTTCGAGACAACATAGCGGCATTTGGCGGCAACCCACATTTAGTAACG gtgttcggtgagaGTGCGGGTGGAGCTAGTGGAACGTATCATATGATGTCGCCCCTCTCGCAAGGATTGTTTCATCGCGTTATTTCTCAATCTGGGGTCAATTTGAATGCTTGGGCCCAGCCAGCTCATCCTGGTGTAGCCCGTGCGCGTGCTATACAGCTTGGCGAGATGTTTAATTGCACTCAAGGATTCCATGGAATGTTCAATGAAATGCTAGCTTGCTTACGTGATGTAGCAGCCGAAGATATTACCAAagcgttttatgatttttat ACGTGGGATACTGATCCTATGATTCCTTTTCCACCTGTCGTGGAACCTAATTTACCAGGTGCGTTCATCACGAAACATCCTCGAGATGTTTCCGATCCCCATGCCTTAGAATTACCTTGGATGACGGGTCTAACGCTTGATGAAGGGGCCTTGAAAAGTGCAT CCCTCATAAATGTACCAAGTCTTCGCCAGAGTCTTAATGATCATTGGGATCAAGCATTGCCGATTTCTCTATACTATGATCACCATGATTTAAAAAGGCAGCAGAAAATTACTGAACTTATCAACAAGTTTTATTTCAACAATCAGAAGCTTGTTGAGAAAACGGAGCGGAACCTTACAAAT TTGTTTTCTGATGCATGGTTTTTAGCTGGTatgaatgaatatttaaaaatacgGTTGCTAAGTAAAAGAACCAACAGTACATCTGAGTCCAGTGTTAAAGTGGGCCCGACTTACGTGTATTTATTCGCACAGAAAGCCTCAGCAAGCTTCACAGAAATATTTGAAGGAGGATCAGATAATTATTATG GAGTATGTCATGCTGAAGAACTGCAGTACCTGTTTCCAATAGCAAAGGACCTGTTTGTAACTGCAGTCCCCACTATGGAAGAGTTGAAAATTCGACGAATTATTACTGAACTATGGGTGAATTTTGCCAGAACAGGGAATCCTACTCCCCCAAATGCACTGGCTGATTCTATTCCGACATGGCCAAAAGCCGAGGGATTCCCCTTAAAATATTTTCGAATTGGGAGCATCGATCCATCTGTTGAACCTCTTTTCGCGATAGAAGTAGGGTTGTTTGAAGAACGATCGGCGTTTTGGCATTCGCTTCAAGCACATGGTGCTCCCGGTTCATTAAAACACAATAGTCATGATGAGCTGTAA
- the LOC125948468 gene encoding cadherin EGF LAG seven-pass G-type receptor 1-like, producing the protein METLYTGHIHGFPPTANISYGSLSTAWGSQGGLIALGVVLGSSVSLVGLAFAFITYSLFSDLKSLAGTALLSLLASLFMSQLLFVIGVGGVQDPELCLSLSLALLFMKLASLCWLCCCCHHALAMFRSNTNLNPYPEPSMGKVLANYSIISWGFPLLMLGVAAAFKYKERDIKISGAQVIAQIVHELNGDDHCWLMEGSAYIWGFLVPSIALLFCGFYLACQGGGAIKIAAALQVDSRAKNKLVKKRGLQIGLFFKILIVLSTVVGLGTIASIWNVVELWSIYSIAQGVQGLVIALLVSCNCKVLKLYSAPRSSKTRRGNYRNLKDGDGGRYGVLSIANPNYEDKTHIAPDESSTCLTKLSYKERSFVERIDNVPTSLDCSFNGELSTSLSIDELPRKPLPIPV; encoded by the exons atggaaaccctCTACACCGGCCACATACATGGATTTCCTCCCACGGCTAACATATCTTATGGTTCCCTTAGCACCGCATGGGGCTCTCAAGGGGGTTTGATTGCTCTAGGTGTTGTATTAGGCAGTTCAGTTAGTCTTGTTGGACTGGCTTTTGCGTTCATCACTTATAG CCTTTTTTCGGATTTGAAATCACTAGCAGGAACTGCTCTTTTAAGCCTGTTGGCTTCTCTATTCATGAGTCAGCTGTTGTTCGTCATTGGGGTAGGTGGTGTACAG GACCCAGAGTTATGCCTATCACTATCACTGGCGTTGCTGTTCATGAAGTTGGCATCCCTGTGTtggctgtgctgctgttgtcatCATGCGCTTGCTATGTTCCGATCCAATACCAATCTTAATCCCTACCCAGAACCCAGCATGGGAAAAGTACTCGCGAACTACAG TATTATATCTTGGGGGTTTCCATTGCTGATGCTTGGAGTTGCAGCAGCTTTCAAATATAAGGAAAGAGATATAAAAATAAGTGGTGCTCAAGTCATAGCGCAAATTGTCCACGAATTAAACGGTGATGATCATTGCTG GCTGATGGAGGGGTCGGCTTACATATGGGGCTTTCTCGTACCGTCGATTGCACTGCTGTTCTGTGGTTTCTATCTAGCCTGCCAGGGGGGAGGTGCCATCAAAATTGCAGCAGCCTTGCAAGTAGATTCCCGCGCAAAAAATAAGCTTGTCAAGAAACGAGGATTGCAAATAGGACTCTTCTTTAAG ATTCTTATAGTACTATCTACAGTTGTTGGTCTTGGCACTATAGCCTCAATTTGGAATGTGGTTGAACTTTGGTCAATATATAGCATAGCGCAAGGAGTACAG GGACTGGTGATAGCATTGTTGGTGTCGTGTAACTGTAAGGTGTTGAAACTTTATTCGGCcccaagaagcagcaaaacacgAAGAGGAAATTATCGAAACTTAAAGGATGGCGACGGTGGACGCTATGGTGTACTATCGATTGCAAATCCTAACTACGAGGACAAAACTCACATTGCACCCGATGAAAGTAGCACGTGTCTTACGAAACTGTCTTACAAGGAAAGAAGTTTTGTGGAGCGTATAGACAATGTACCGACTTCCCTCGATTGCTCGTTCAACGGGGAGCTATCCACTTCACTATCAATTGATGAATTACCAAGGAAACCGTTACCAATACCTGTTTAG